The following are encoded together in the Conger conger chromosome 11, fConCon1.1, whole genome shotgun sequence genome:
- the selenop gene encoding selenoprotein Pa yields MWAGLGLVLALCLLPGGGAEVEDGGSRCKKAPPWTIGEADPMKDALGQVTVVALLQASUFFCLVQASKMGGLRQKLEKQGLTNITYMVVNHQGSESQQRHPVLSKKVSKDIALYQQLPGQVDVWQTLSGDKDDFLIYDRCGRLTYHIALPYSLLSMPYVEEAIKDTYCKNVCGSCEYESSEQQPVCNQTAAEEPVKPEVEVEGAHSHGQGHGHGHRHGHGHGHGQAGHQAATERRGHGAGGQQQHAHGQHQHAHGQEHAHVAHIHQQGEAEAPQQP; encoded by the exons ATGTGGGCGGGGCTAGGCCTAGTTCTGGCCCTATGCCTGCTGCCCGGGGGCGGGGCGGAGGTGGAGGACGGGGGGAGTCGCTGTAAGAAGGCCCCTCCCTGGACCATTGGGGAGGCGGATCCTATGAAGGATGCGCTGGGTCAGGTGACCGTGGTGGCCCTCCTGCAGGCCAGCTGATTCTTCTGCCTGGTGCAGGCCTCCAA aatggGAGGCCTGCGCCAGAAACTGGAGAAGCAGGGTCTGACCAACATAACCTATATGGTGGTCAACCACCAGGGGTCAGAGTCGCAACAGCGGCACCCAGTGCTGAGCAAGAAGGTCTCCAAGGACATCGCGCTCTACCAGCAGCTGCCCGGGCAGGTCGACGTCTGGCAGACCCTGTCTGGAGACAAGGACGACTTCCTGATCTACGATCG GTGTGGTCGTCTCACCTACCACATTGCCCTCCCCTACTCACTCCTGAGCATGCCCTACGTGGAAGAGGCCATCAAGGACACATACTGCAAGAATGTGTGTGGAAGCTGCGAATATGAG AGTTCCGAGCAGCAGCCGGTGTGTAACCAAACGGCGGCAGAGGAGCCTGTGAAGCCGGAGGTCGAGGTCGAGGGGGCTCACAGTCACGGTCAGGGCCACGGGCACGGTCATCGCCACGGTCACGGCCACGGCCACGGCCAGGCCGGTCACCAGGCGGCCACGGAGAGGCGGGGCCACGGGGCCGGCGGGCAGCAACAGCACGCCCACGGGCAGCACCAGCACGCCCACGGCCAGGAGCATGCACACGTAGCTCACatccaccagcagggggaggcAGAGGCCCCCCAGCAGCCTTGA
- the ghra gene encoding growth hormone receptor a isoform X1 — protein MAASLFVILIFLPCLLLGAGAEGAATPSEALVQDPHITGCLSREQETFRCWWSAGSFQNLTEPGALRVFFATSRPSGWMECPDYSVDVPNECYFNKSYTSIWTKYCVQLRAQAQNITYSELCFDVQNIVHPDPPIRLNWTLLSVSRSGLHFDIIVHWAPPPSADVKGGWMTLVYEVHYRERNASKWTTPCPLSPYPQLEQEGIQQSIYGLQTGTEYEIRVRCKMRSFENFGDLSEAILVYIQPIPTKESQFPLTRILIFGAVGIGILLVLFAFSRQQKLMVILLPPVPAPKIKGIDPDLLKKGKLEELSSILSSHHTYQPEPYQEDDWVEFIEVDAGDSCEKSGPESDTQRLLGSSSGLLGLKDDDSGRASCYDPEFPDLETPELASPDPLAPPKQGPGSAHLATPCSATPSPTSAEPAHPLIQTRQGTQPWVNMDFYAQVSDVTPSGGVVLSPGQQGGAPEKAEEEKKKEEEKKGEEEKEGQEKEKEEEREKSKKKKKEEEKKFQLVVVDPEGGAYTSERDAHQISAEFKPGQGYTPDPPQAPAVGVPAGGYQSPYLLIETPPCPPLPPVSDYTVVQDVDAQHSLLLNPTPPEPQIPHPPTPAKPLPPMPVGYLTPDLLGNITP, from the exons CCCTTGTCCAGGACCCCCACATCACCGGCTGCTTGTCCCGGGAGCAGGAGACGTTCCGTTGCTGGTGGAGCGCCGGAAGCTTCCAGAACCTGACGGAGCCCGGGGCCCTGAGGGTCTTCTTCGCCAC CTCTCGGCCCAGTGGCTGGATGGAGTGTCCGGACTACTCGGTCGATGTGCCAAACGAGTGCTACTTCAACAAGAGCTACACGTCCATCTGGACCAAGTACTGCGTGCAACTGCGGGCCCAGGCCCAGAACATCACCTACAGCGAGCTCTGCTTCGACGTGCAGAACATAG TGCACCCTGACCCCCCCATACGGCTGAACTGGACTCTCCTGAGCGTCAGCCGGTCGGGCCTGCACTTCGACATCATCGTGCACTGGGCGCCGCCCCCCTCCGCGGACGTGAAGGGCGGGTGGATGACGCTGGTGTACGAGGTGCACTACCGGGAGAGAAACGCCTCAAAGTGGACCACG CCCTGTCCCCTCTCCCCGTACCCCCAGCTGGAGCAGGAGGGCATCCAGCAGTCCATCTACGGCCTGCAGACCGGCACAGAGTACGAGATCCGGGTGCGCTGCAAGATGCGCTCCTTCGAGAACTTCGGTGACCTGAGCGAGGCCATCCTGGTGTACATCCAGCCCATACCCACCAAAG aatcccAGTTTCCCCTCACGCGGATCCTGATCTTCGGCGCCGTGGGAATAGGGATCCTCCTCGTGCTCTTCGCCTTCTCCCGGCAGCAGAA GCTGATGGTGATCCTGCTGCCCCCTGTCCCGGCTCCCAAAATCAAAGGGATCGACCCGGACCTTCTAAAG AAGGGAAAGTTGGAGGAGTTGAGCTCCATCCTGAGCAGCCACCACACGTACCAGCCGGAGCCGTACCAGGAGGACGACTGGGTGGAGTTCATCGAGGTGGACGCGGGCGATTCGTGCGAGAAGTCGGGGCCGGAGTCGGACACGCAGCGCCTCCTGGGCTCCAGCTCCGGCCTCCTGGGCCTGAAGGACGACGACTCGGGCCGGGCCAGCTGCTACGACCCCGAGTTCCCGGACCTGGAAACCCCCGAGCTGGCCAGCCCGGACCCCCTGGCCCCCCCGAAGCAGGGCCCGGGCTCCGCCCACCTGGCCACGCCCTGTTccgccaccccctcccccacctccgcGGAGCCCGCCCACCCTCTCATCCAGACCCGGCAGGGCACTCAGCCCTGGGTCAACATGGACTTCTACGCCCAGGTGAGCGACGTCACCCCCTCGGGAGGGGTGGTGCTGTCCCCCGGCCAGCAGGGCGGCGCCCCTGAGAaggcggaggaggagaagaagaaggaggaggagaagaaaggggaggaggaaaaggaggggcaagagaaggagaaggaggaagagagggagaagtcaaagaagaagaagaaggaggaggagaagaagttCCAGCTAGTGGTGGTGGACCCCGAGGGTGGGGCCTATACTTCTGAGAGGGACGCCCACCAAATCAGTGCCGAATTTAAACCTGGCCAGGGCTACACCCCCGACCCTCCTCAAGCACCAGCTGTAGGGGTCCCCGCAGGGGGATATCAGAGCCCCTACCTGCTGATCGAGACCCCCCCGTGCCCCCCACTTCCCCCTGTGTCAGACTATACCGTGGTTCAGGATGTTGATGCCCAACACAGCCTCCTCCTCAACCCCACCCCTCCCGAACCCCAgataccccacccccccacccccgccaagCCTCTCCCACCCATGCCTGTGGGGTATCTAACCCCTGACCTGCTGGGCAACATTACCCCGTAA
- the ghra gene encoding growth hormone receptor a isoform X2 yields the protein MAASLFVILIFLPCLLLGAGAEGAATPSEALVQDPHITGCLSREQETFRCWWSAGSFQNLTEPGALRVFFATSRPSGWMECPDYSVDVPNECYFNKSYTSIWTKYCVQLRAQAQNITYSELCFDVQNIVHPDPPIRLNWTLLSVSRSGLHFDIIVHWAPPPSADVKGGWMTLVYEVHYRERNASKWTTLEQEGIQQSIYGLQTGTEYEIRVRCKMRSFENFGDLSEAILVYIQPIPTKESQFPLTRILIFGAVGIGILLVLFAFSRQQKLMVILLPPVPAPKIKGIDPDLLKKGKLEELSSILSSHHTYQPEPYQEDDWVEFIEVDAGDSCEKSGPESDTQRLLGSSSGLLGLKDDDSGRASCYDPEFPDLETPELASPDPLAPPKQGPGSAHLATPCSATPSPTSAEPAHPLIQTRQGTQPWVNMDFYAQVSDVTPSGGVVLSPGQQGGAPEKAEEEKKKEEEKKGEEEKEGQEKEKEEEREKSKKKKKEEEKKFQLVVVDPEGGAYTSERDAHQISAEFKPGQGYTPDPPQAPAVGVPAGGYQSPYLLIETPPCPPLPPVSDYTVVQDVDAQHSLLLNPTPPEPQIPHPPTPAKPLPPMPVGYLTPDLLGNITP from the exons CCCTTGTCCAGGACCCCCACATCACCGGCTGCTTGTCCCGGGAGCAGGAGACGTTCCGTTGCTGGTGGAGCGCCGGAAGCTTCCAGAACCTGACGGAGCCCGGGGCCCTGAGGGTCTTCTTCGCCAC CTCTCGGCCCAGTGGCTGGATGGAGTGTCCGGACTACTCGGTCGATGTGCCAAACGAGTGCTACTTCAACAAGAGCTACACGTCCATCTGGACCAAGTACTGCGTGCAACTGCGGGCCCAGGCCCAGAACATCACCTACAGCGAGCTCTGCTTCGACGTGCAGAACATAG TGCACCCTGACCCCCCCATACGGCTGAACTGGACTCTCCTGAGCGTCAGCCGGTCGGGCCTGCACTTCGACATCATCGTGCACTGGGCGCCGCCCCCCTCCGCGGACGTGAAGGGCGGGTGGATGACGCTGGTGTACGAGGTGCACTACCGGGAGAGAAACGCCTCAAAGTGGACCACG CTGGAGCAGGAGGGCATCCAGCAGTCCATCTACGGCCTGCAGACCGGCACAGAGTACGAGATCCGGGTGCGCTGCAAGATGCGCTCCTTCGAGAACTTCGGTGACCTGAGCGAGGCCATCCTGGTGTACATCCAGCCCATACCCACCAAAG aatcccAGTTTCCCCTCACGCGGATCCTGATCTTCGGCGCCGTGGGAATAGGGATCCTCCTCGTGCTCTTCGCCTTCTCCCGGCAGCAGAA GCTGATGGTGATCCTGCTGCCCCCTGTCCCGGCTCCCAAAATCAAAGGGATCGACCCGGACCTTCTAAAG AAGGGAAAGTTGGAGGAGTTGAGCTCCATCCTGAGCAGCCACCACACGTACCAGCCGGAGCCGTACCAGGAGGACGACTGGGTGGAGTTCATCGAGGTGGACGCGGGCGATTCGTGCGAGAAGTCGGGGCCGGAGTCGGACACGCAGCGCCTCCTGGGCTCCAGCTCCGGCCTCCTGGGCCTGAAGGACGACGACTCGGGCCGGGCCAGCTGCTACGACCCCGAGTTCCCGGACCTGGAAACCCCCGAGCTGGCCAGCCCGGACCCCCTGGCCCCCCCGAAGCAGGGCCCGGGCTCCGCCCACCTGGCCACGCCCTGTTccgccaccccctcccccacctccgcGGAGCCCGCCCACCCTCTCATCCAGACCCGGCAGGGCACTCAGCCCTGGGTCAACATGGACTTCTACGCCCAGGTGAGCGACGTCACCCCCTCGGGAGGGGTGGTGCTGTCCCCCGGCCAGCAGGGCGGCGCCCCTGAGAaggcggaggaggagaagaagaaggaggaggagaagaaaggggaggaggaaaaggaggggcaagagaaggagaaggaggaagagagggagaagtcaaagaagaagaagaaggaggaggagaagaagttCCAGCTAGTGGTGGTGGACCCCGAGGGTGGGGCCTATACTTCTGAGAGGGACGCCCACCAAATCAGTGCCGAATTTAAACCTGGCCAGGGCTACACCCCCGACCCTCCTCAAGCACCAGCTGTAGGGGTCCCCGCAGGGGGATATCAGAGCCCCTACCTGCTGATCGAGACCCCCCCGTGCCCCCCACTTCCCCCTGTGTCAGACTATACCGTGGTTCAGGATGTTGATGCCCAACACAGCCTCCTCCTCAACCCCACCCCTCCCGAACCCCAgataccccacccccccacccccgccaagCCTCTCCCACCCATGCCTGTGGGGTATCTAACCCCTGACCTGCTGGGCAACATTACCCCGTAA